Genomic window (Oryzias latipes chromosome 17, ASM223467v1):
GACTTAAACCTTTCAGAGTTTGCTGGATCTGGCACTACGGTTCGGCGGTGTCTCCTAGAGGGTTACGACACAAAAAACACCAGACAGGACAACTCAATTCTCAAGGTGAGTCGTGTATGCATAAGAAGCCACAGAAAATCTACAGCCTTTCTGATTTCAGTGGGATGCATGTAGGCATGACATCCGGTCTTGCATACTACGTCACCTATTCTTAGACTGAGATGTTCTTTTCGTGGAACTATAAAGCATTGCATGTATGAAAATGGGAATGCTTTGACAACTGAGACAAAACAAGCCAATGCCTGCATTGTGACAAAACCGCCTGAGTCGTGGGAGTCGATTGAAAGTGTTCATACTTTTCCTGGGGCATGGGCCTTACCATTCAGGGAAAGTAAGCTTTAGAAATGCTGTTACTTTCCACTCACAACTTGCATAGTCatatctcctttttttatttttgtgctgcaGGTCGTCATCACAACACAGCTAATGTCTGGAGATCCCTGCTTTAAAGTGTAAGTCCTTCACAACTGTTGAGTTCTTGATTTGAAACCTGttcaaaatataaatgaaagatGAAAGAAGAGGGTTTAATTTTGTGGGGTTGAGGTTACAACGAAATCATACTCTTTATGTACAGAGGTATAAACTTAGATGGAGGCGTTTTCATCACTTCCTGTCTGTCACTAATCTGAAAACACccacacatctttttttttgtcacactgACAGTTCAAAGTAACAATGCACCCTTTTGTAGCTATAATGTTATAGGAATCTTATCTTAGAAATGATAAAAACCTCACCCTGATGTAAATTTGGCCAACCACATGGATTGGTGTACAAGAAGTCAAATTGAGAGGTAATCTGAGAACAGTACAGCAGAGCACCACATACAATGTGGTAttgcatatatatatacttttttaccTTCACAATtgcttttcacactttttcctGCTCAACCCCTATTCACAATATTTATACCCAGGCTGCTATCTTGGAGACGTCCAAGGCTTAGTCATTCATCCCACTCTGTTACTCATTGTAAGTGCAAGGTTTACAATTTGACACAGTACTGGGATGCGTTTTTCTATTCCCCCTCCACTTCTCTGCTGTTTAAACCCTTTTAAACTTCAGTTTCTTTAACTGACTTTTCTTTACATATAAACTAGTATTACTAACTGAAAGTAAACTCTGTGTGCCTGCTGACCTTGAGGCTGTCACATTTTTATCATAAATAGACTAATTAGAAAATATTATGGTAACAGTAGAGGTTAACAGAAAtgtcattcatttgtttattcattgcttttttttcaaagtaccTTCAACAGAACAGGACAAACAGAACGTTAAAGATACTGTGTTAATATTTGCTCAGGATCATTGAAAGTCACAGTAAACAAAAATCCAGCTAAAATTCAATATACTGATACCACTTATGTCTTTTTTAGTTTCACTAACAGCAAGAAAtccttgttatttttaaatggatttatatattcaaatgaaaaaaaaatatatatatacatatacacacacatacatacatatttttttttttttagtgtccgGAAAAATAGGCTGTTTGAAAGcagaatatttttaattaatagaATAAGCGTATTGAGGTGGCAAATTCTTTTTAACGGGGTTTCTAAAGAAAAGCTAAAGTGACTGTAGACAGACCCATTCACATGCAGAGATTGAGACCTGCTTTGACATACTGGTATTTCAGCTGTTGACTCTCTTAACATGGGTATTTCCACTGAAAGTCTGGGAATTGTAAAGATATTTTTTGCCACAAAACTGAAAATACCAgaaaataatccaagttttttgttgtttggtgacttcttaaaaacattattGTTTACAAATGTCATATTTATAACCTTTGTTATTGTCTTTTAAATGCACTAATGTATGGTctatgttaaaacattttatggagtTTATCCTGTGAATGTTTTAAGTGATCATAAGAAGTTATTCCTTTCTAAAGCAAAAGTTTTATTGAAGATTTTGACTTTGAGGCAGATGAGTAATTGAGCTGGATTATTTGCTGTGATCCTCATGGAACAAAGTCATTGTTGGATTTTTGTGCTTCTCTTAGTCCGCCCTCCACAGCCATGACTCTGGGAATCCCACAGACCGAGGCAGAGTTTCTCCATGAGGAGAGGAAAGGAGGGGACATTAAGATATCCCATTCTGTTCCTGGTATGGACACATACACACTGTTGTACTaagaaaaaagctattttttttattttaaatacgtAGCTTTTCTCCCAGATTcaataaaagtaaagttttaagAAAGAGATCATAGTGTTTATGagaaatcataattaaaactaaattgaatttcATTATTAAGACCCTCAAAGTAAATGTGCCTTTTTCTTGATTCATGACTTTACTTTCAGTGTTTCATGGGAGTGTGTACATTACATGCTCTCTGCTGCCCATAGACCCTGAAGGTCTCTACTTGCATGCAAATATGTGTTGCTTTACCTCCAAACAtgttttgtgtggttttttcttttggacTTTCATGCACCATTCTTTTTCTCTTGTTCAGCAGATCCCACTGCACTAAACTTTGTACGGTGAACTTGTGAAACTCCATGACATAATCCTATAAGTATGATAGAAATGTAAGGGAGTAAACTCTGACAGAAAGTCAGGCATGAGGCTCCAAAGACCGCCTATTGGTGTGTCCACAATCATCCAGCAGCTCCAACATTTCAGGCAAGGGGCTAAAACTTTGTTTAACATCCCCCTTGGTCATGGCAGATGGTCCGAGACGCAGTAAATAGCACTTGAGGACGCCTACAGCCTCCACACACCAACAGGCCTGTAGCAGCTGGAATTAACACTCCAACAATGTTAAAAGATATTGGCAAAACACAAGAAGTCGCCGAGGAACAAGCGTCACGGGCCACTGGTGATGTTTGTTACTCACCGGACAGCTACCGCCCGCCTTTAGATGAGCAGCCCCCAGCCGATCAGGTGCTGTCTCACCACAATTTGTTGGTCAGAATTGACTTATGCGCTAGAGGTCAACTCAAAACCCTCCCCAACAggccagaaaacagaaaaactcttTGATTCCCAAGTTGGAATGTCATCACCATGTGTCCTTCAGCAGATTGATGACTCACAAAACTGCAATCTTCCACAGGGAGACTGAATATCCCCACTGCCTGCCTCCAAGAAACTTAGCTGGCAGTCGCTCCCTCAGTGAGACCGAGAGTTTCATTTCACAAATTAAATCAACCCATTTGTTTTCTATGCTACTTGCTTTTtactcataaaatctaaaaccttACATTCACAGCAAAGAATTACCATCTGCATTATTTGTggcagtttctttgttttggattttgtaCAGTAGACTTTGCTCAATTGTtccagaggaaaacaaaagcaaaacaaaaaaaccagaaGTTTCATAGACATcctctgtggggtttttttttactgatcttAACAAAACTAATGACACAAAGTGTGATTGtatcacgtttttttttgtgattttttttaaggaacacCAGGAAAGTCTGCATTTGTCCCAGAGGAGCTCATTGCAAATGGTTACCCTAGAACACCCAGCTATGCAAGTCAGCTGTCCAAAGTATCAGGTGCAAACACCATCATGACCGTTTATTCTTCCAAAgcataagaaaaaatatatcaaacaaGAAGATAAATACATAACATTGCTTGTCTAATTCAATGGAGTTTGTTGTGCTCTTTAGGCTATAGCTCTAGTAGATCAAGTTCAACAGATCTGAGTCATCGAAGAAgcggttctggaggttctgcttCTACCGGCATTGGTAGCATTGAGCCTACTGATCAGCAGGGAGAAGGCAGAGAGAAGGAGCGAAGGCCCACACCCACACGCTCTGTCGGCCAGCATCAAACCTGTGAAAAGCACCCAAACTCAGCCAAGACATTTAGGTAACCTCTGCAGTTAGTCTGGGTGTGTGGCCatgtattgttttcttttttttactttttagtaaCTTAAATGTCTGATATTAACTCTTGATGGTAAATATCTAacataaatgtttctttatcTTAATTTTCAGGCGTGTAATGAAGCAGGACTCTATGGAGAATCAGCTCCGGAGGGTGGATGCCACAAGGATTGACGCAGATGACATAATAGATAAAATCCTGCAGGGCCAGGATTTCAGCCATGGCCTCTTGGATTCCAGTGCAGAGGGTGTGTACAACTAATCCTGGTGTGGAAAGTTGCCCAGCATCTTGATGATGGGGGTGGGATCAAATTACTTACAAGTGTTGCAATACAATCCCGCCATGTCTCTAAGACAAAGTCTGatcagcatttatttttaaatgttttccaaaagAAGCATCAGCTTGTTTGGGATAATGCCTAGCAGTTGTCTAGttttaattgaaatgttttttcggTGTGTTGCTGCAGAGGAGGGGCTCAGCTTGTTTGTTGGTCCTGGTGGAAGCACGGCCCTGGGAAGTCAGCACACGAGGTGGGTGTGATTAGGTAACTGTGGGTGTCACACACCAAGCCTCTACAGTAAACACCGATAGCAACTATGGATCAGACACTTTTGGAGATAAAATGCTTAGTAGCAGGTGCAAATTGAGTAGTTATTTAGATATTCTAATCAACTTTAACAAATTAATTCAAAAAGTTCACATAATTTTAGTGTGAAGTCAAGAAAACCATTTGTAACAAACCACAACTTTTTCTTTCAGGGTTGCAACTGGAGCTTTTGAGCAGGTGGTGATGAAGCGATAGGCTTTAGGAAAAACGGGTCTGACAGCAATGACCCAAATTTTCTTAAGTGAAGGGGCCAAAAAGAGTGAGAGGTGGATATGCCCTGAAGCTTCACTCCTTTTTAACTCAAGGAGGTATTTTTCTTTTACGTAATGCCTTCTCATATGACCCTGAGCATATGTTGACCGTGACACCCCCCTTGTGTCCAAAACGTTGAATGCCACTTTAATGTAGCGTGTTACAGACTGTTCAATCCCTTTTATTAGACCTCAGCTAATCCGTTAACTCACTGGATTCATGTGTTGCACTCTATTTGtagttagttttttatttttaagtattcAAAGGTATCTCAATTCTGTATATGTTAAATTTTTTTCACTTAATATAATAAGCTATGTTAAATGTTCTGACTAAAACTTGTctactttgaatattttttgttgtttcactgAAATAAGttgttgaaagtgtcaaacataATTTAAAGATGTCtggtttttttaatgcaaactttgttttttcaaagcagTTTGCCTTTGGACTGGGTTTGAAAGAAAGGATTGATCAATATTATATCCATCTttcctcagaaattcaatttattgaatgaaaaatgaaaaagtgtgtTCAGAtagtttttaatgtaacattaattcattcataatTTTACCCAAAAAAAGTATCACTTTCGTCCAGTTTATATCACTAGCTGTATAAAAAAATCAGTACCAAAAAGGGTTTTCGTGtacatttcttttcataaatcaaaaactgaattgaatcaaAACTTGTATAATAAAATCtattggattttgtttttgatgtctGATGTCCTGCCATTACTGAGAAATCTATGAGTCAAATattgacacatttaaaaaatgtttttatatcattAAGAAATGGCTCAGTAATGCTCAGAATTTTCAACACTGTTTTATGCAAGCTCAttccaaatatatatatgtttctGTTCCCTTGTTGTTACCATTGAAGCCTGGGTTTTACACCATAAACACGTCCCTCTTGCTGCTGATATATTTCTCctggtttgtgtgtttatgtctgTATATGCAGATGGatgtgtttttctaaactgGAAAgcattgtgtttcattttacaTCTGATTGTCTTAAGAAAGGCAACATGTAACACAGAAGAAGTAAATGTAGTTGTGACTAAttctttttatataaaacaCATGTTTTGCTGGATTTTGCACTTTTATTATTGCATATGGTTAAAGTTAGCATAATAACATTTAAAGACCCTAAAGAATTATTAGTTGACACAAATGCAGATTTTCACAGTTTCAAGCAATTCAAGTCTCTAAAGTGTGaacatgtgcttttatttttgtaattaaattcaataaaaagcaGCTGGTCTCCTCTTTTCTGTGGACCATCGCATCAAACTGTTTCTTCAATGAAGGGCGTCGTGTCAACCCTGTCTCATTCTGTGTGTCACTATAAGCTGGAGTTTGTGTGTTGTCCAAATCCAGACTTTGAGAGCTGCTTCTTTTCCAGATAACCCTCCCTGATCTAAGTAACCAGCAGCAGGTTTCACAGAAAAACAAGCTGCATTATGACAGGATTTATGCAGTGGATCTTTCTTGTGAAACAAATCATTCAAACTGAGATGGTATCATGGCTATTTTTATTAATCTATAActtcattttgaaagaaaaacatgcaaaataatatttgaaaaatgttttttttaaagcgtgTAACCCTattattctttctaaatattaatttgttgaTGTGCACAGATAGTCTTAGTAAGTTTTTGGTTTTGAAATGTCCAAGacctttattattatatttattttccaataaaaaagcttaattttttacTGAGAATTTTTTCTCAGAATAATTAGGTGTTGTAAAATGcagattgtgtttttcttaagtCTATTAATTTAAGCAGATACAAGAATAATGTCAGTACTTTATTTAATgttaataaaattaataaacttTCTAgagttttttgggagtttttcctaaccgagaaggagggtctaatgGCAGGGATCCCCaatttagcttagtctgtttagtttagccattaaaTGTTGAATTGTGTGACTGCATGTTCTTTGTGATTTCATGTTTACTAGAAAGCCCAATGAGACAACCATTGTATtaatattgggctgtataaataaataaaattgaatcgaATTGAAAGTAAACCAAATCTGACGTAAATTGATTTGTAGttacaatgaaagaaaaatacccttttggttttttaaaagtCACAGATATGCTCAAATACgtttcctaattttctttaagcAAATCAATTGATAGtataattttaaagaaaacatttttacaacatttatTGACACAATTTGTAATATATTTAAATACCAAAAACTTGGTTTCAATCAACAATTGGGCtaataaagaagtacttttaatactgtttttttaatatatatttttaataagttcaaaaattgttttcatacATCAACTTATATGATTGCTATGCTTGTTAGAATATTTTGGAAACAACAAAGTATTGTTAGTATTGCTAGtaatagaaatagaaatttaTGGAAATTGTTTAAGAGAaccattattgttattattattttctattaTCATCGGTTCTATTATAATTacgaaagttatttttttccccccttttaatTACGGTTTTCAGACCGAAACGTTTACATTGACgtttaaataattgatttaaatcGATTTATGCATCGGAAGTGAAACCCCTTGGGGTTCGAAGGCGCGCGCCCTCCTTGTCTGAATGGGCGGAGACAAGTTTAACCGGAAAACAAAGTTCATCACTACACCACTTCAACCTCGCACTAGCATTGTAGCTAAAACGGCGGCGGGAAGTTCTTGTCAGCAATTTAACCAAAAATACAAAGATAATTACCAAACGGAATCTATCTAGACCGATTTTTAGCTAGCTATTCTTGATGGCTCTGTAGTCGGACGTAGAGTGACAGTAACCTGAGCTTCGCTGTGTGGGATTcggctaacatggctaacgtcGGAAACCAACTACCAACACAGGCCGTTAGCAAGCCTCCATCGGGGAAACATGGAAACGTACTGCCCCTATGGGGTAACGAAAAAACAATGAACCTCAACCCAATGATTCTCACTAATGTCCTATCGTCGCCGTATTTCAAAGTTCAGCTTTATGAACTCAAAACCTACCATGAAGTTGTGGATGAAATCTATTTCAAGGTAACGGTCGGCAGCCTTTGCTATGCTAATCCGCATGCTAGTTAGATAACCGCGTCCGGTCCAGTCAATCTTTCTTCAGCGCGGTTGCGGCACACTCACTGCATATCATTTACATGGAAAGAAGAGCCAGATTTTGCTTGGTGCGGAGGGGATGCCGCTTATTTTACGCAATTAGATCGATATGTATTAGATCGAATGCTAATAAACCAGTTATCGTAGTTCAAACAACAGAGGCAACTGCACTTTCAGGTTGGATAACAAAAGCTTAGCTTGTTCATCGACGGTACAATTGAATAAGTCGCAAAAGTTGAATTGTTATGATTTACCGTGAACTAACACATGCAATAATAACGATTGTTATAATTTGGAATGTTTAGTCTTCAGTTTCTTGTTTTATAATAATGTTGGAGCCTGTTGTTGATCTGGTTTCTCTGGGTTCACAGGTGACTCATATTGAGCCCTGGGAAAAAGGCAGCAGAAAGACCGCAGGTCAGACTGGAATGTGCGGAGGGGTAAGTGAGAAGTACGTTCTTTTTATATTCCCCCTCATTTCCTCAACCTGACATCTCCTGAAATAAGGGATGCCGCAAAAAACGCTTGGTATGATTCAAGTTAGGTTATCCTTTTAGTGTGTGAAGTCTGTGCAAAGCAGCCATATtgaaatttcaaagtaaaatgcatTGCTTtgatttgtgttgctttttgtaCTTTTGGAAGGTGCGTGGTGTTGGGACTGGAGGAATTGTGTCTACTGCTTTCTGTCTGCTGTACAAACTGTTTACTCTAAAGCTGACTCGAAAACAGCTGATGGGGCTGATCACTCACACCGACTCTCCATACATTAGAGCACTTGGATTCATGTACATAAGGTACGAGACAAAGTTCATTACCAGAGTCCCACGTTTTCTCATTTAGAAACTTATTGTTAAGACAATATATGCCATAACACCTAATTATTCTGCTCTTTTGTAGACATTTTCTAAAGAAACTAGGTacaaaaaagcttcaaaagTGTGCTAAATACACAACTTCTGACTATTGGCCTTCGAGAGGACAATAGTGATTCTAAATTAAGCCAGTGTGGAAACAATCTATTATTCTCTCATAAATTGCTTATGCTTTGCAGGTTGTTAATGAAGGACAGTTCAatctaaataatttgttttagaaCAGTTTGATTTATCCCTGCTGTTCTCTGTGAAGGAAATCAGGATTTCGTAAAGCTGAATGAATGCTTTTGCATAATATTAGCTTCAGTTGagctttattcaaactttaacatttaaaaaattagcacaaactttatttttgttgtttttgaacaTACAAACTGCTCAAAATGTTACAAAAGACTAGGATTATTGTCTTTCATCTGAGATAGTTATAGATTAGAATCCACATGAATGATTTACAGTGGTAAGAAAATCATAGTGGcaaaaatcaaccaaaaaaaattgaaattttagGTCAACTTAGACTCCTTGAAGCTAACTTGTGCTTTTTGTTTCAGATACACTCAACCCCCAACAGATTTATTAGATTGGTACGATGGTTTCCTGGATGATGAGGAGGTATGTCATCGCGGGTaataatttcatatttttttccctcctttttattCAATAACTGCTAATTCAAACGCAGCACCTCAAACACAACCTCGTTGCTCCCCCTTGTGATGCTCATAGCTGATTTTTCACCTTTGCTTTCATTTGGCTTAATTGTTCCCCAGTTTTTGTCCTCTGAGCCTGAGTAGTTAGGTAACTTGTCACTGCTCCATGCTGATTTTTCTCAGGGTAAGTACCATATATGATGCCAAATGAATCACACAATGTTATAATAAGGCAtgccctgtttttttgtttttaaacaaactctTCTCAGGACTTGttgcacaaaacaaaattttgtaTTAAGGCAAATTTAAATATTGATAttaaatttgatcaaaaatgCTAAGAATTGGATGCATCTGTTCCATTAAATCTGGTCTCCGGCTGTGCAACCAGGCCTCATATGATGTTCTCTTGTACTTTGAAATTCTGAAAGCTTGCCAAACTGGTTAATtcccctgtttttttctttagatgcCCATTGTGCAGCAGGTGAATTGGATATTGTATCTCAGCACTGTTGGTTTGCGTGAGTGCAAAGTAGCTGTTCTCTACCATATAAATTTGATATCTCTTTATTTGGGAGGGCACTTACCCACATAGTCCAATCTGTGCTTACACTGTGGGCAGCCTTATGCTTCTTCTTTCAAACTCAACATGGTTTTAGAAACTAAAGAAAGAAGACAATTATTTTCTTGTATCTCTTATGCAATGTCTTACCATCCCTTTTCACaaattttggtttttgaaagGAAAAGTGAGcttaacttgtttaaaaaaaaagaggatgatgTGAATAAGGGGGATTTGCTTTGCTTCAGCTGCTCAAACTCAGTAATGGCAGACTAGAGAGATTAGAGAAGGTAAAcaatttgtgacatttttactttaattatttGGCAGAAATTAAGCTATAATTATTTTGTTGATATGAAATATTAAGCAAGATGAACAGAGGTGAAGGTTCAGTACTTGGTCATCACAAATAATTTTTGATGTGAagcaaaaattacaaataaagtcTTACATCTACTTCCGTTTCATCTAAAACTAATGGAGTTTATTTCCATTTCTTCTCGTTTCTCTGTAGGATCTTGACGTGAAAGCTGGAGGAGGCTGTGTAATGACCATTGGAGAGATGCTGCGATCCTTTCTAACAAAACTGGAGTGGTTTTCCACGTTGTTTCCACGGATCCCTGTGCCCGTGCAGAAAATGATCGACCAGAACCTTAAGGCACGGCCCCGTAAGGTGGCTCCAAAAGACCCACAGGAAGAGGAGCCGCTCGCTGAGACAGGGAGGCAAGGAGAGAGACGCCACTCCAGGTACATGCTTTGAGTCCAGAACTTTTCCAcaaatatgtgtttttctttttctttaaagatccTGAAATCACATGACCAGAGGCTGCATCATGTTGGTCCTTTGATCTGTGGGGAAGATTTGGTCAGAGGATCTCATGGTCACAGCTGTACATGTTTATTATTAACTTAAGGTCATTACAGATATAATATTTGCTTTTGCATCTCCCATCATTCTTGTAATTAAATCCAAAGTCATAATAAAAAGGCactctggtcatcttttgagccatttttagcccaaatcaaaacaCGCAGGTCCTTTTCTAGGAcgaagtttctgcagagtggcagtaagcctgccctcatttctcatcatccctttgtttacatgctctcctgctagcttaacacattaccggtgcaacaaaaatggctagcaATATTTCCTGATTTCAAGCCCtacatttttgagccagatgccagcgcAGAGGAATAAAGCAAAGACGCATTTGAATGCATCAGAACGTACCAgaccagggagcttgtagccctcagtgtattttctatatGACAAAAAAAGCTCTTTCAAATGGCTGCTTCTGCTTCACgtagatttgtataaataaagacttaaatgcaatttgaatcttaattttctgtatACATGTCTTCCATATAATCAgtaaaattccacaagaacatgtcaaactCCAAAAACACGATGGTCATTGGTGTGGGTGTTTAAAGTTCACAATGTTTAGATAAATTGACGTATTGAAAGGCTGATAGGATCCATTGACCATGTGCCAAAAAATattgggttaaaaaaattatgttttgattttcaaatgtaaattattttgtGAATAAtgcacttttttgtgtaaaatgtacaTTAAATATAAAGAATTGTAACGAACGCTTAATGATTGTAAAGTCTTGTGGTTTCTTTGTGTGATTTTGACTTTGCTTGATGAGCCGTTTGTCTTTGGCAGGACACCCAGGCGGACACCAAGCCCCAGAAGGTCACCGAAACGGTCAAGGAGCAGGAGTCACCATCGGGAGAGGGATCGCCATGGCCCCAGCTACGACCGCGAGCTGGAGAGAGAACGGGACCGCCAGAGGAAGGAGAGGGAGGGCAAGGACCGGGACAGAGGAGAGCGGGAACGGCGACGATCTCGTAGCGCAGAAAGAAACCAAGACAGGCGAGAGCGTAAAAGAAGTCACAGCAGCAGTAGGGACAGGCGGAGCGAACGCAGAGATAAAGAAAGGGATGGAGGAGACGACAGGAGCAGGAAAAAGGAGCGAGATCACCATAAGGACCGGGGCGCTGACAGGGAGAGGTCCAGGGATAGAAGGAGCAGGGGAGAGGCGGATGAACGAAGGCATAAAGACGATAGGGACCGACACAGGGAGGAGAAGAAGAGTAAACGACCAAGCCGCAGTCGAAGCAGAGACAGGAAACACAAAGAGGACAAAAGCAGGAAACGGGAGCGCAGCCACAGCAAAGAGAAGGACAGAGAGCGAGACGG
Coding sequences:
- the prpf38b gene encoding pre-mRNA-splicing factor 38B, whose translation is MANVGNQLPTQAVSKPPSGKHGNVLPLWGNEKTMNLNPMILTNVLSSPYFKVQLYELKTYHEVVDEIYFKVTHIEPWEKGSRKTAGQTGMCGGVRGVGTGGIVSTAFCLLYKLFTLKLTRKQLMGLITHTDSPYIRALGFMYIRYTQPPTDLLDWYDGFLDDEEDLDVKAGGGCVMTIGEMLRSFLTKLEWFSTLFPRIPVPVQKMIDQNLKARPRKVAPKDPQEEEPLAETGRQGERRHSRTPRRTPSPRRSPKRSRSRSHHRERDRHGPSYDRELERERDRQRKEREGKDRDRGERERRRSRSAERNQDRRERKRSHSSSRDRRSERRDKERDGGDDRSRKKERDHHKDRGADRERSRDRRSRGEADERRHKDDRDRHREEKKSKRPSRSRSRDRKHKEDKSRKRERSHSKEKDRERDGEARSHKRSRSKERSHHQRESNNDHAKHGDRRRSQSAE
- the LOC101166419 gene encoding protein FAM102B, giving the protein MSFILAKKKRFKFKIDFDLDELSSVPFVNGVLFCKVRLLDGGFAEESSRQPVHANCVRWKKKFSFLCKISANSGTGVLDPCMCRVSVRKEKKGGKTFAKMGFADLNLSEFAGSGTTVRRCLLEGYDTKNTRQDNSILKVVITTQLMSGDPCFKVPPSTAMTLGIPQTEAEFLHEERKGGDIKISHSVPGTPGKSAFVPEELIANGYPRTPSYASQLSKVSGYSSSRSSSTDLSHRRSGSGGSASTGIGSIEPTDQQGEGREKERRPTPTRSVGQHQTCEKHPNSAKTFRRVMKQDSMENQLRRVDATRIDADDIIDKILQGQDFSHGLLDSSAEEEGLSLFVGPGGSTALGSQHTRVATGAFEQVVMKR